Proteins from one Natrinema salinisoli genomic window:
- a CDS encoding Gfo/Idh/MocA family protein, translating to MVVRTAVVGAGTVSRAHLAGARDNPDMELVAVCDIDAELARKRAREFGTMAVTDFTDLLDELDCLHVCTPVQTHFDIARQAIEAGVAVIIEKPATVTVEEAEELIALSKEYETPATVIHNHLFYPAPRKARELIDAGELGRIRSVDVLYAGLTPPDQVNRGSWVFELPGGEFEEGLPHPIYSILGVGGWPERGDDISAQTVLSTDYEDGFEYDQAQAQYVSEAGALCNVTMISGSLPQRLHVITGTEKSLIVDEINQSLYEVNEDYTSSVLARSKKSLDVSLAQVTSTLENAKSVAVSRFDDSWEAETETNSHCAIFDGFVDAIEGGSDVPVPLEQSKWTIRIMEAIRESARPQDGADLPEVADAGERSETRDDESSVSADL from the coding sequence ATGGTCGTGCGAACCGCAGTTGTCGGCGCGGGAACGGTCTCGCGGGCGCATCTCGCCGGTGCCCGGGACAACCCCGATATGGAACTGGTCGCGGTCTGTGATATCGACGCGGAACTGGCCAGGAAGCGGGCTCGGGAATTCGGGACGATGGCAGTGACGGATTTCACCGATCTCCTCGACGAACTCGACTGCCTCCACGTGTGCACGCCGGTACAGACACACTTCGATATCGCGCGGCAGGCGATCGAAGCCGGCGTCGCCGTCATTATCGAGAAGCCGGCGACCGTCACCGTCGAGGAGGCCGAGGAACTCATCGCCCTCTCGAAGGAATACGAAACGCCAGCGACGGTCATTCACAATCACCTGTTCTATCCGGCACCCCGGAAGGCTCGCGAGCTGATCGACGCCGGCGAACTCGGGCGGATCAGGTCCGTGGACGTCCTCTACGCGGGACTGACGCCACCGGATCAGGTCAACCGCGGCTCGTGGGTGTTCGAGCTGCCCGGCGGCGAGTTCGAAGAGGGGCTTCCCCATCCGATCTACTCGATCCTGGGCGTCGGCGGCTGGCCGGAACGCGGCGACGATATTTCCGCACAGACCGTCCTCTCGACGGACTACGAGGACGGCTTCGAGTACGATCAGGCACAGGCACAGTACGTCTCCGAGGCGGGCGCGCTCTGTAACGTGACGATGATCTCGGGATCGCTGCCCCAGCGCCTCCACGTGATCACCGGGACCGAGAAGTCGCTGATCGTCGACGAGATCAACCAGTCGCTCTACGAAGTCAACGAGGACTACACGTCATCGGTCCTCGCTCGCTCGAAGAAGAGCCTCGACGTGTCGCTGGCACAGGTCACCAGTACGCTCGAGAACGCGAAATCAGTCGCGGTGTCTCGCTTCGACGACAGCTGGGAGGCGGAAACCGAGACGAATTCCCACTGTGCGATATTCGACGGGTTCGTTGACGCAATCGAGGGTGGGTCCGACGTGCCGGTCCCGCTCGAGCAGTCGAAGTGGACGATCCGCATTATG